In Dama dama isolate Ldn47 chromosome 10, ASM3311817v1, whole genome shotgun sequence, the sequence GGGAAAGTCTAGAGCAAAATGCTAAGCAGGGCCATCCTCAGTGAGTGTGGGGTGAACAGGGAACCCCACATGCATGTGCAGTTTGGGGATGCTGTGTCTGGCCTTTGCAAGGTCTTGTTCTTTCTCTCCCCCTTCCTTTTTCTGTCGTACTGTCTTTCTGTTGACAAACCCACGCCTCTTGCTCTTTTGTCCTGGCTCCTTTCTCTTGGATTGGACTTGGTTTATTCTCATTAACAGATCTTGCTCTAACCCCCACTGTGCCAGCCTCTAGAGACACAAAAAGACACCTCCTCCCCCTGAAGTTGCCGTGTGCCCCCCCCCAAGAGATAAAGGCCATCTGGACACGATTAGGCCATGAGAAACGATTCACACTCAGAGCTGGAGAGTAAAAGATGTagagctaaaaaagaaaagaaaaataagaggtaGGGCTTCAGAACCCGAAACAGGGCTGAGCCAGACCCAGAGAACTTCGTGGCTCTAAACCAGGGGTTGGTAAACTACAGCCAGCAGGCCAAATTTGGTCTGCCACCTGTTTTCGTAAACGAGGTTTTATTGCAACACAGCCATGCTCACTGGTTTTCCTATTGTGTGTGGTTGCTTGTGTGCTACAGGAGCAAAGTTGAGTAGCTGCAACAGAAACAgtatggcctgcaaagcctaaaatagttACTGTCTGGCTTTTTGCAAGAAGgagaaaagtttgctgacccctgcttcAGACTATAATATAAGTCTTGAAGAACAGACAGAACTTGGGTTGGTGCCAAAAGAGGATGTTTCAGGGTGGAGAGACCAGGTATAAAGGCGTGGCAGTGAGACAGGTCTGACTTTCCTTGGGGGCAGGGTGTGGACCAGCAGAGCCAGAACAGAAGCCCTgtgaaggagaggaggggagtgGGTTAGGGATCAACTTTGGGGTTTGGGTTTGGGGGGTCTGGGGCATCAAGGAAATCTGGAAGGTTTTTAAGCAGGCAGGTGATGTAAGCAAAGTGGAATTTTAGGAGGGTCTTGACCAGATTGTAATGGCTTGAAGAGGGAATGAAGTTAGTAGCAGCTGAACTTTTGGTGGGGGTGGCAAATACCACCTGAAGTGAGACATTTGGAAGGAAAAATGGACAGGCTGGAGGCTTccttggcagcccagtggttaagactctgtgctcccaatacaaGGGGCACAGatctgatccctgctcagggacctaagatcccagcATGCTGCCCctcaaaaaacaacaataacaaaaccccAAAACCCTCCCCAAGTGATTCTAATATGCAGCCAGGGGTGAAAACCACTGTATTATAGGTCATGAGACGAGCAGGAAGGTGGAGGTCGAAACTTGGGCCTGCCcacaggtgggaggagaaggaatcgGAGCCCCTGGCAGAAAGGTGGGAGAACTGGGCTAGGAGCGAGGCCATCACAGGAAGTTTGAACAACATGTAAGTCAAGAGGGTGAGGACCCAGGGTCAGGCACTTCCTAAGGGCCGGCCTGTCCCCTTGACCTTTGACTCTGAGCTGTGGACATTCACGGAGGGATGCAGGAATGACCGGGGTGTGGAGAGGTGAGGAACAGCAGGACGATAGACGGTTCTTTGAGGCTTTGGGCAGAGAAGTGaatggaagaggaaggaagaccGGGAGTCCTAGACGGAGGGTTGGAGGctcaagggagaaagaaagggatcCAGTCCGAAACGCGATGGGAGGGCGCATCCTACCTGACTACTGGTGACGTCACATTCCGGCCTTTCCTGATTGGGTAGCCAAAAGAAGGGCCTTAAAGAGGCTGCTCAACTGTGTTGACTCAGCGTGCATGAGGTCCCAAGGTGGGTTTGGAACTGCGGTTCGGACTTCGACTTGGTCCCCTTCTCGGCGCAGGTGGAGTTCTACTTCCTGTCCCAGTACGTGTCGCCGGCCGACTCCCCGTTCCGTCACATCTTCCTGGGTCGCGGAGACCACACGCTCCGCGCGCTTCTGGACCACGTGCGGCTGCTGCGCGCCGGCGGCCCCGGGGCCACCTCCTCCCAGGTGGCAAGGGGCCTGGGCTTCCAGGAGAGCCGCTTCCGGCGCCAACTGGCCCTGCTTACCTGGACGCTGCAGGGGGCAGCCAACGCGCTGAGCGGGGACGTCTGGAACATCGATAACAACTTCTGAGGCCCATGGCGGGGTATGGGCGGGGGTTGGGAACATGCCCCTGCCCCTTGGCGAGAGCGCTTGGTCTCTCTTGAGCGCTTTCTGGGTGACAGAGATGCCTGTGCATCACCTCCCATTGCTGACTAATTTATTAGTCCTTACCGTAATTCTCAGGGGCCCAGCGATGACGCCGGCGCAGACAACCCTGCATCCCAGACCCAGGGTGGTAGTAGGTGAGCAGTGCCTTCCATAATGGGATGGTCATACTGTCAGCCAATCAGAGAGCAGCATCTGCCCCCTCAATCACAGCCCCTTCCTCTTCAGTAGCCGCGGTCTCCCTAACAGCTAGAGACCACTATGGAAGGTTTCCTAAGCCCTGGGACCTGGCCATCCTTGGGAAAGACTGCTGGGGCCATAACCTTATGGACAACATGTGGCCTGtagtgggaggggctggggcttgaACCTTAATAAACCACCTGTGGCATCTGTTGCTTACAGCACTTTTATGTGGCTTACTCACCCTCACCTCACCCTGGAGACCTGGGGAAGGGTTGGGCAGAAGGACCCAAAGAGGATACACCTTGGAATGCTGTCTACACGGGGGAAAGAGCTCCTTCTAAGGAACTAAGGAAGCTTCCTGAGGACATAGGAGggtctctggtcccatcactgcatgttaaatagatggggaaacagtggctgacttaattttggggggctccagaatcactgcagatggtgattgcagccatgaaatcaaaagacacttactccttggaaggaacgttatgccaacctagatagcatattaaaaagcagagacattactttgccaacaaaggtccatctagtcaaggctatgatttttccattagtcatgtatggacgtgagagttggactataaagaaaactgaacaccgaagaattgatgcttttgaactgtggtgttggagaagactcgagagtcccttggactgcaaggagatccaaccagttcatcctaaaggagatcagtcctgggtgttcattggaaggactgatgttgaagctgaaactccagtactttggccacctgatgcaaagagctgactcatttgaaaagaccctgatgctgggaaagattgagggcaggaggagaaggggatgacagaggatgagatggttggatggcatcaccaactcaaaggacatgagtttgagtaaactctgggagttggtgatggacagggaatcctggtgtgctgtggttcatggggtcgcaaagagttggacacgacggagcgactgaactgaactgaacccgaGACCACCACCAGTTAGGAGACTGGCCCTGTACCCTATCCTGGAACCAGGGATGGTTACATAATTTACAAGGGCTGGTACAAAATGAaagtatggggggaaaaaaaagaaaagaaagtgtggagattcttgtttgaaaagcaaaagcaaagctTTTTGCTTCCTTCCACAGCCTCTCAGTCTGTCATAGTGGTTCTTCATTTGTTATTTAATGTCCAGATCACTCAGACAAGAAGATACTCTGGGCAGATCCCCACAGGCACCCAGAGTTCTGCCCCACAACTTGCTACAGACAGCCCACCTAACCAGAGCCAAGCCCAGACCTGTGCTGGCACCCAGTCCCTGCTGGGAGTGGAGGGTGACAACTGTGATTGGGTGGGGACAGGTGAGACTCCATCGGGGGTGGCAGGACCCCCAGCATAGGCTCCGTTGCCTCATCGGACTGCACTTCCAAAACTTAAGTTCAgagataaaatcattaaaaatttcaagatagAGACTGCAGAGCACTAACTGCCAAGCACGGTGGCCCCTTTGGAGCACAGCCTTGTGAGACTGCCATGGCTACACAGCCTAGGGCGGCCCAGCCTGGGACCTCTCTCCCCTCCAGGGTCCCCTGTGGCCCCTCGTTGAACAGTGAGGTGGACGCTGCAGGAGGGGAGGAAATTCCAGGTGCTGCCGGCACCATTTTAGCTTTAATCATGGGCTCAGGAGGCTGCGGGCCTCGTTCTCATTTCCCGGCAGCTACGTAAATCCTAGGGCCTGTCTCTCAGGCTCCTCGTCCTCTCTTGTTCCCGGGATGGTGTGAGAGGTCCTAGGATGCTTCTCACAGGCTGGGAAGTAAAGGCTTCTTCATTTATGACTCAGGATGCCCCTGGGTTCTGGGATGAAACTGCGCCCTCCTTAGCTCCTGAGTCTGACTTTGTGGACTCTCAGGAGCCTAGACCAGGGGTCAGAAGCCTCCTTGATTCCTTGCTTCCCTGACATACTCTCCGGAACAAATTTCCCAAAGTTGTCTCTCAGCCCTCTCCGCCTTGTCCATTTGCTCCTGTTGGTATACAGAATAAAGGCCTGGATGAAAAGGTCCACATCCTAATGCTCGGAATCTGTAAATGAACATCACCTTACATGACAAAAAggactttgcaggtgtgattaagtGAGGATTTTGAGATGGAGAgtgcaaattcatatgttgaaaccctaatctAGTGCCTCAGAATGTTTTTGAGGGCCTTGAAAgaagtgattaagttaaaatgaggtcatcagAATGGgcctaatccaatctgactgatGTCCTTGAAAGAAGAGGAAACCAGATGCAAGGAGAGACCTGAGATGCGTGTGCACAGaggggaaaggccatgtgagggcCCAGGGAGGAGGGGGACATCTGCACGCCAAGGAGAGAGGCACCAGGAAAAGCCAAAcctgccgacaccttgatctcagacgccagcctccagaactgtgaaaaaaactAATTGCTggtttttaagccaccaagtctaGAGTGATATGCTAGAGGTGGGACTGTGGACTTAATCacaaagcttcttttttttttttaattttattcacttttttggctatgttgggtcttcattgctgtgagggctttcgcCTAGTTAcggtgagtggggactactctctagttgcggtgcccgGACTTCTcgttgtagtggcttctcttgaaaGGCTCCGGCTCGAGGtgcgagggcttcagtagttgtggtgcactggctcagttgctccacagcatgtgggatcttcctggaccagggattgaaccggtgtctcctgcgttggcaggtggattctttaccactgagccaccggggaagcccatcacTAGGGTTCTTATTAAAGGAGGCAGgaggatcagagagaaagaaaatgtgacaaCGGAAGCAGAGGGTCAGAATCAGAGACTTGGAGATGCTATACTCCTGGCTTCTTTTTtaaagtgacttaaaacaatgaTCATTTGTTAGAATTTTGTCTCTTGGCtttaaagatggaggaaggggtcaCCATCCAAGGAATGCAGATGGCCTCTATAAGCTAGAAAAGCCAAGGAAACATCCTCTCAGCTGCCTCCAGAAGGAACCACCTCTGGGGACATCTTGATTTTATCCCCAGAAGATTCATCTTGGAGTTCACACCCCCAGAACCATAAGAGAattaatttgtgttgttttaagccactagctTGTGATAAACTGTTACAACAGACACTGGAAACTAATACCCACCCACTCCAATTGCTGCCAACTCAGCATTGTTTTCTTAgtaatctgctttaaaaaaaaatgtgttccaaGCCCGTCCCACCGGATCTCACCGGCAGCAAGGCCTTTTCTCAGCAGATACCAGCAAGATCATTCAAGTGTGATACCTCAAATGCCTTTTGGGGGTCCTGGGCGCAGCCAGGCCAGTGTGAGTGGTTTGGTGAGGGGTTTGCTGGGCTGTGGGGAGAGCCCTGCTCACATCCTGGACACAGGCTGCCACCCTCTGCACAGAATCAGACTCACATGTCACTGAACCCTGCTGTGTGTGTGGGAAGGACAAGGCCCTCCCAGGGCAGTGGGGTAGCTCCCAAGGCCCCCAAAGCAAAGCTGGAGCAACTGATAACCTTCCAGCAGCATAGCAGACGGAGTCTGTCTGCATGTTATCTTGCTGATTTTTGTTCCCAGTCAAGGATCTATCTGCCGGTGTCACTGGCTGTCCTTCTTCCCCACTCCCCTCTTGCCTTGCATCTGAAGGAGGGCTGGAAGCCTGCCTTTCAAGCAGCTTTTTTTTCCATTGCCTTCACTTTTCCCGCCTGGTTAGGCTGAAGTTTATGTCAGGCAGTGCCACTTCCCCCCATCTTGCCAGGGACCTTGGTGTTTCTTAGCTGCAGGGGCTGCTATTTTGTCTCAAAGAAGAGACAAAATAAAAGCAGAGTAACAGACAAAAAGACAGAAGAGGATTCTGGGGAAGGGAAGCCTCCTGGCAACCCTGGCAAGAGGCTCTGATGGCTTAAGATGGTGGGACCTGAGTCCTACAGCAGGTGGGAATAGGTGgtatttgtgtttgtttcttttcagctttggcattggaaaagcccctgatgctgggaaagattgagggcaggaagggaagggggtgacagaggatgagatggccggatggcatcatcgacagaacagacataagtttgagcaaactttgggagatggcgaaggacagggaagcctggtgtcctgccatccatgtggttgccaagagtcagacacaacagtgaATGAACAACATGCTGGCTTAGTAACATGATCCTCTCCTTAAGACAGCATtaaaaggaatcttaaaaatcaactatctcaatttcctcattttagaggcataaactgaaactctgaaaaattaaaTGTCTTGCTCAAAATCACATGGTTTTTTTTGGCGCAGCACCAGGCCTCGACCTAGGTCTTCTAACTCCTCAATGGGCCTCTAGGTGGGAGTAGGAGGATCTGGAAAAATGACATGGGAAGAAAGGGGCGTGTTTCTCACCTATTTCTCAGTTCAGTTTTACAAATTTATTTGATTCAACTTGGAAAAAGATAACAAATCCCTAGGTCTGGAGGGAgatggggaggaagaaggaagcaggAGTTGAGACGAGGTTATGAACATCACAGTGGCTGTCTCACGTCCACATCCGCATCCATGTCCTGGCCCAGGGAAGCGGCATGGAGGTGGAGCAGAGCTCAGGTCCGGAGGAACACCATGGTGAGGAGCCCTggagaggggagaaagaaagagcaagGTTGTGTGTGGAGCCTGCTGGCTCTGTATACCCTCTTTCCAGCCCCCATTCTCCTCTCACTGGGCCTGGATCCACTGGGCTCACCTAAGATGTAGGCTGCCACCAACTTTTGTCCCAGGGAGACGTGAAACATCTGGGGCAGCTGGCTGCCAAGTTCATCCTGGAGCGGGAGCAGCAGGAAGGCCACAGAGATTGTGCCCATCAgcaagaagaggagaaaggagctGGTGGCCAGTTGCGGGTGAGGGTCTGGGGAACAAGGCCCATCAGGAGCTCCAGCCTCCACTCCTGTTCAGTCCAGGGAGGAGGCTGAAGGTGGAAGGTGTACCCACTTTTCGTTGGACACTGGAAGTGTCCTCTTCTCCCTGGAGCCCCTGTCCCCACTGCGCAAGAAACCCTCTCCTCTCTGGTCCCTCATCGTTTTTCGCTCTTCAACTCTGCCTTGATTACTGGCTCCCGTGTACCTGTGTGTCAGGCAGGGACCTCTGTCTCCCATAAAATACAATGTGGTACATAATTGCTCAACCCACGTTTcttattgaactgaactgagttgacaCAGGATGGGAAGGAGTTAGAGGTAAATGAAGAGTTTTTCTCTCTAGGTGGAGGCCAGAAACCAAGGAAACTGCGAAGTCTGCTTTTTCCCTAACCTGATATAAAATCTTAACTCCTAGAAATGTTTCTATCAAAAAGCAAAAGGCTGAATCAGAAGGGAATTCCCAGGTAGTCCActgttaggactctgtgctctcacttcCAGGaccctgtgtttgatccctgtttgggaattaagattctgcaagcccAGAAGGGGCaccaaaaaacccacaaaaacccagaacaccgacacaacaAAAAACCTCTTCTACTTCAAATGAACTCACCTCTAAGGTCATGCTAGGTCCCCTCCCCCTACAGAACTCAAGAATTCCCATCCCCAAACTCACTCTCTGGGAAGGGCTGGGCCGCGGATGGTGCTGTCCAGGAATGAGGCTCTGGGTGGGGCGTTGGGTCAGACTGTCCCTGAAGCTCAAGGGGGTACGCTGGGGCCCTTAGAACCGAGGTGATGTCCTTGCGCCCCACCACTCGGCCCTCTGTTCCCTCCTCAGAGAGCTCAATGCGGAAGCGATCCTGGACATTATAGTGCCTGGGATTGGGGGCCACGTGGCGAATCACACTGGTCCGGAGAAAGGAGAGAGGCCCATTGAGGGGCAGTGATCCAAGTGAATCCAGGCCCCACCCTCCCAGGAAACTCCCTCTTAAGGATGCAGACAGAGGGTGGGGGAAAAAAGGCTGAAGAGCACCAGCTCTGAGACCTAAGTCACAGCAGGGTAAATCAGAGAAAGCTGGCCGCGACCACTGGCTTTCATCAGCCTCCCCATCCGCTCAACTCACATGTCAATGCAGGACTGAGGCTTCACATATCCTTCCGCGTCAAACACTGTGTATTTGGCAGGGGCTGtgcacaggactgggggaaaaggCACAGAAAGATCGATCGACTACTGCCTAAGAGAATCCTGCGCAAGCCCCGCCCATGGAGTCCCCCCAGCCTTCTACCCTCGGACTGGACTTGACCCTTCCATTCTGCCAAGGCCGGACAGTCAACGGTACTCATCTGATTCCTCcagcccacccagctccccagCATATTGCCGCTAGTCCCCACATCCCGAGCACGAGGCGCCCATTCCCTTCACCTCGGAAGCGAAGCACTGCTCCCGTGGGGTTATAGAGGGTCAGTAGCTGCCGGGGTCCGCTCCGTTGGTCCGCCCTGAATACTAGATCCGGGGGAAAGACCAGGACCGGGACAACAGATCCCGAGGGAGGAGGGGCGCCCCGGGACCCCCGCCCAGGAGCCCCCGGACCCACCAGCTCCTGGTCCTGGGGCGCCCCACGGCGCATGCAAGCTCTGGGCGGTGGAACATCCGAGGGCAGAGCTCAAGGGACGGGGTCTGGAATATAAAGCTGAGGGGTGAGAGGGGCGAAGGGAACGGGATGAGATCGTAAGGCAGGGCGTGGGCTGgttccgccgccgccgcctcagaACCCCACTAGATAAGGCCCCCCAGCAGACCAGGCCCAGGTCTCCCAAACCCTTCTTCTCCCCCAGCAGCGCCCTGGGTCCCCTTAAGCCCCGCCCCCAAGCCCTACCTCGAGGGTCACGCCTACCCGGGAAACCCGGCCCCTCGCGGCTCCCAGCCCCGGCCCTAGTCTTCCGTCTTAGTTCCTAATCTCCATAAGCCCCGCCCCTTCCGGGCGTCCCGGGGCACCCGCCCCCTGCCTCCGAGGCCCGATTCCGCCGGTCGCCGCGGCCTCTTCCGGAGCTGCTCTTTccgcctcttgctctcctgtaTCTGGGCCTCCGATCACTTCCTGACCTCGGGGCCGCGCTTCGTCGGGCTTCCGCCTCCGAACGGTGGCTCGCGCTCGGAAGCTCACCTCTGGTCACAGCACCTGCCAATCAACCTGTGGCCGGACCAGGGCTGCCATCTTTCCGGGAGATCGCTTCTGCACTTCCGCCGTACGGTCTTTATCATTGGCCAGGGCGGCCTCGACTCGGCTATGACTATTCGCCGATTGGTGCGCCTAAAGCGGTGATTGGCTTGATCCCAGTGACGTAGCACTTGACGAGCGTCTCGAGCCCGAACGCTAACCCTGGAATTAGTGGAGCGGAGGGCTTAGCGGGAGGGACCCGGGCCAAAATGGGAGTCGGCCTTtgttccttcctccccactcttGAGGCTGTCCAAATCACTAGCATCACATCCCACGAGGGagccctctttttttcccctcttcaatCCCAGGCTCTTCTAGGAGCTTCCGCAGCAACAAAAGCCGTTTTCTACAGTGCTAGTTCAATGTTGCTCCCCCTTGGACTCGGATCTCTGCCCACAGCACTTCTCTTGATTCCTTCCTGCACGGAGCTCATCTTTGAAATCTCTCATATTTGCAGAGGGAATTATGGTTCAGTCCTGCTGCTCACATCATCCCACGAAATGTCAACTCCACTCTCAGACGAGGAAACAGCCTCGACAAGGTGAAGGCCCCAGGCCACACACTTGGTTAGCAGTGGAGCAAAACAAAGTTAATCTTACCTGAAAGTCTTCTCTGCACCCTATCAAATAGAGAATCTCCCTTTGCCTTTCCTCTTATCATGCTTTTGTGTTCTTCATTCATAGCACTCTTATAGCTACTTGACCTCGTTAGTTTATCTCTGTTCGGGTAGAATGTGCTCTCCTCTTCACAAGAGCTGGGACtttgttttcttgtatttttggCACCTGAAACAGTGCCTGACATTTGGAATGAGCAAATGAGTGAGTGACTATGATAAACTTCTGAGCTGAGATCTGATTGAAGTTAGGAAGTGGGCCAGGAAATGTCTGTGGAGGAGAATTCCAGATCGAGGGAACAGCAAAAGCAAAGCCTGGAAGCAAGTGTGTACTAGAAATGGCCAACGAGCCAGTGTGatggaagaggctgaaagggagATAATAGAGATGAGATGAGGTGAGAGAGAGGACACAGATCACCTAGAGCCTCAGAGCCCATAGTAGGACTTCAGATTCTATGCTGAGACTAATGGGAAACCATGGgaaagtcattttaattttttttgactgtgccacgtggcttacaggatcttaattccctgaccagcgattgaacttgggccctcgGCAgtaaaagtgcagagtcttaaccactggaccgccagggaattcccttaatttgttttttaaaaacagctttattgagatatcttTGAcatataaaaattgtatatatttaagatgtacaactggacattttgatatatgtatacattgtgaaaagaTTGCCACAGTCAAGCTAATTTACATATCCATCACCTCTGCATATTAATAGTtgctactttgtgtgtgtgtggagaatacgggagaattttgagcaaaggGGTGACAAGATTCAACTTACAATCTTCTGTGTAGTAACCCTTGAGTTGAAAGAAGTAATGAAAACAAATCCCCCAAGAGGAGCACCAAAACCATAGAAATGGAAATGTGACCCCTTCCTCaatcaagaaacatttatttgaatAAGAAAGGGGTCCCTAGGTCCCGGGTGGGGAGGTTGGCCTGGGCTTAGGCCTGAGACCCAGCAGGCTAAACAGGCTTGGAGGGGCACTTCCTGCCGAGGTTGGTGAGGATCTGGTGCTGGGTAGGCCGGTGGAGAACCACGAAGCTCTCTGGAGGAAGGATGGGACCTCTGTTCTTGTCCACCTGGCCCATCAGCAAGTAACTGATTCctagggaaggggaggaagggatTGAGGATTTGTGTAACTGAGAGCTTATAGAAATACGGCCTCATCCCAGTCCCTCAGGTCTGCCACCTCCATTGTTTTCATGAGGCTCAGTCTCCCTCTACGCTTCCCCACATCTCCATTACCTTTCTTCATGGGGGGGCACTGCTTGCACGGCACATAAAACTTCAGAAGGGTGTCAGTGGGTGGAGAGGGCAGGTCCAGGCCTCCGGCTTTGTAAACACCAGTGACATTGACAGTTGCTGTGAGGCCCTCCCCTGGGCCCCGCACCATGGACTTAATCATTCCTGTCACCACTGTGGGAGAGAGCCGGGAGAGGTGAGACAGGAGGCCAGAGCAGGGCTGGAACCAGAAGTTTGGGGAGAGCTTTGGAGACAGGAGGCGAGGTTATAGGAGCTGGAAGGGCAGAGCTTGGGGATGGGCTTCTTACCCAGGTCGCTGTTACAGAAGTGGCTCTGCAAGGTGCCTGTCCTCCGGCACTGCTTTGGGCAGGTAACACTGGGTGCATCTGGTGGGGGAGGGCGCACCCTTAGCGGAGGGCAACCTACCCAGCAGGGAGGAAGGACCACTTTCCCCACAAAAGCCTCATTGCTTTGAACTTGTTCAGAGCTCTATCCAGCTTTGGGTCCCAGCACCCAGTGCCCGGCCTTAGCACAGAGGCAGCACTGGTGGGTGCTGTATGAATGAATGGGCGCAGGAAGGAGCTCTGTCTGATACTGCTCCCTGAGGCCTGCGTCgctttctctccctttccagaCTCACCCGGGCCCACCGGAGTTGCTTCTGCCTTAGGCGCGGCTTTGGGTTTCTCTTCAGGTGGGACTTCGGGCTTGACTTTGGGCCCGGCTCCGGGCTTGGGGCCCGGGCCGACCTCCCCTGGGCCTCCTTCGGTGGCGCCCCGAGGCTGGGTCCTGTAGGTGGCCGAGAAGCCATCGGCCGTGACGCTGAGGTCCGAGACGAACTGGACGAGGAGCTCGTTCCCTTCGGAGGTGATGGAACTGCGGGCGGTGGGGCATCGGGGGAGGCGTCAGGCGGGCAGCGCATCCTGCTCCCTGCCCAGGCCAGCGGCCTTTTGACCTCTGCCCCTCAGCTGGCTGCATCAGCTTCTCGATTTCGCAAGCTCCACTGGCCTCGTGATCCGCAGACCGCAGGCCTGGAGCCAAGCCTCGGCCGGGGCCGCTACCTGCCCCGCCCACCCCGTTTGGGGCCGACAAGTAGGCCGCCCGCGGCTTCAGCTAAGTCCCGCCCCTCCCGCCGGCCGTCGGGAACCCCAAGCTCCCGCACCTGGGGCTGCAGAGACGCCCCGACGCCGTCGCCCACCCAGGTGGCGCCCCCTCACCCCGGGACTGTGTCGCCACAGAACTTCCCCAGCCGCTTGGCGTCGTCGCTCACGGGTCCGTTGAACACGCTGACCGAGTCGTAGCGGCAGTAGGAGTCGGGCTCCAGGTCAAACTTGCCGAAGGTCAGTGAGATCACCTGGCGATGGGGCAGAGGCGGAGGCTGCGCAGGGGAACTCCGGCTGGCGGAAGGGTGCGGAGTTCTCACCTCCTCCACCCCGCAGCCGCCTCCGGGACGCTCGCCGGGGCCTCCTGTCTCATCGCCCGCGGGCCCTGGAGCCTACCTCTTAATGCATTCACACCGCGGCTCGGAGGAACACACACATTCACCGGGAACCCTCCGTCACCGCAGTCCGCAAGGCCAAGCCCTGGCTCATTCTCAAGGAAAAGACCCAGACTCTACCTCCAGCGTcaccaccacatacacacacacacacacacacacacacacacacacacacacacacacacacgcaaaaatCCGTTTATATATCGGCATCGGGTACCTCGCTCTCGTAAGGCTCCTCACAGTtgtgattttacattttt encodes:
- the MOSPD3 gene encoding motile sperm domain-containing protein 3 isoform X2, whose protein sequence is MRRGAPQDQELVGPGAPGRGSRGAPPPSGSVVPVLVFPPDLVFRADQRSGPRQLLTLYNPTGAVLRFRVLCTAPAKYTVFDAEGYVKPQSCIDIVIRHVAPNPRHYNVQDRFRIELSEEGTEGRVVGRKDITSVLRAPAYPLELQGQSDPTPHPEPHSWTAPSAAQPFPERVEAGAPDGPCSPDPHPQLATSSFLLFLLMGTISVAFLLLPLQDELGSQLPQMFHVSLGQKLVAAYILGLLTMVFLRT
- the MOSPD3 gene encoding motile sperm domain-containing protein 3 isoform X3, yielding MRRGAPQDQELVGPGAPGRGSRGAPPPSGSVVPVLVFPPDLVFRADQRSGPRQLLTLYNPTGAVLRFRVLCTAPAKYTVFDAEGYVKPQSCIDIVIRHVAPNPRHYNVQDRFRIELSEEGTEGRVVGRKDITSVLRAPAYPLELQGQSDPTPHPEPHSWTAPSAAQPFPENPHPQLATSSFLLFLLMGTISVAFLLLPLQDELGSQLPQMFHVSLGQKLVAAYILGLLTMVFLRT
- the MOSPD3 gene encoding motile sperm domain-containing protein 3 isoform X1, whose amino-acid sequence is MIKTVRRKCRSDLPERWQPWSGHRLIGRCCDQRPRPLSSALGCSTAQSLHAPWGAPGPGAVFRADQRSGPRQLLTLYNPTGAVLRFRVLCTAPAKYTVFDAEGYVKPQSCIDIVIRHVAPNPRHYNVQDRFRIELSEEGTEGRVVGRKDITSVLRAPAYPLELQGQSDPTPHPEPHSWTAPSAAQPFPENPHPQLATSSFLLFLLMGTISVAFLLLPLQDELGSQLPQMFHVSLGQKLVAAYILGLLTMVFLRT
- the PCOLCE gene encoding procollagen C-endopeptidase enhancer 1, whose translation is MLPAATASLLGPLLTAWALLLPFTHGQTPNYTRPVFLCGGDVTGESGYVASEGFPNLYPPNKECIWTITVPKSQTVSLSFRVFDLEQHPSCRYDALEIFAGSGTSGQQLGRFCGTFRPAPLVASGNQVTLRMRSDEGTGGRGFLLWYSGRATSGTEHQFCGGRLEKAQGTLTTPNWPESDYPPGISCSWHIIAPPDQVISLTFGKFDLEPDSYCRYDSVSVFNGPVSDDAKRLGKFCGDTVPGSITSEGNELLVQFVSDLSVTADGFSATYRTQPRGATEGGPGEVGPGPKPGAGPKVKPEVPPEEKPKAAPKAEATPVGPDAPSVTCPKQCRRTGTLQSHFCNSDLVVTGMIKSMVRGPGEGLTATVNVTGVYKAGGLDLPSPPTDTLLKFYVPCKQCPPMKKGISYLLMGQVDKNRGPILPPESFVVLHRPTQHQILTNLGRKCPSKPV